The Acidobacteriota bacterium region GCTGGTAAATACCAATAAGGGCATGACGTATTTGCTTGCCGCCCCGAAACTGTTCACCAATCGTGCAACTGATGTGCCATTTAACCAAGCGGGAAAAGCGCCATCATATGCCAGGTGCCGATGGCGATAGATGACTGGAATAGGGAAAGGAAAACCGGTTTACCGCCATTTCAGGTGTCCAATATTTTTCAACGGTGTGGATTCACTTCAAGAAATTTTGTCACAGGTGTGGCGCTTAGGATTGGTGAGCCGGGTGGAAATGCTCCAGGGGTTACTCAATCATTGACAGCGGCAGATAAGCCGACTTCAACAACACTTGCCGGAATTTGCAGAAATGGGTTTGCGTCAATCAAGCCGCCAGCACCCGCGCCAGTTGTAATAATTTGGCATCGAGGGTTTTTTTCGTTGATGCGACTTTCTCAAGCGAGGTCGCTTCAACCCTGCCGCGCTGTAATCCGAGCAAAACGCCGTGATTATTTTCAGCGAGATGCTCAACGGCAGCCGCGCCAAGCTGGGTTGCCAACAGTCTATCGAAAGCGCCGGGCGAGCCGCCTCTTTGCACGTGACCGAGTATGGTGACGCGCAAATCAAATCCCAGACGCTCGCGATGCTTTTTAAAATATTTCGCCAGCGCTTCGGCATTGTAAGTTGCGCCTTCGGCAACCACGATGATGGCGTGCGGTTTGCCGCGTTCATAATCATCGCGGATTTCGACAGCCAGGTCTTCGGGGTCAACTTCGACTTCGGGAATGACGATGGCTTCAGCGCCCCCCGCGAGTCCCGCCATCAACGCCAGATAGCCGGACTTGCGCCCCATAGTTTCCACCAGAAAGGCGCGTTGATGCGACGACGCGGTGACCTTCAACCGGTCAATGGCTTCAAGCGCCACATTGAGCGCCGTATCCACACCGATGGTGATGTCTGCGCCATACAAATCATTGTCAATCGTTGAAGCAACGCCGACAACTTGAATCCCTAAACGTGAAAGCTGATTGGCGCCGGTTTGCGAACCGTTGCCGCCAATGATGACCACGCTTGAAATATCGCGATTGTGCAAACTTCTGAGGGCTTGCAAACGACCTTCTTCGGTTTTGAATTCAGGGCAACGGGCGCTGCCCAGAAAGGTGCCGCCTTTTTGAATCAGACCGCCGACATCGCGCAGCCCAAGTTGAATAAAATCCTCGGCAATCAAACCGGCAAATCCGTGCCGCACCCCAAAGACGGCATAGCCGCGATCTATGCCGGCTCGCGTGACCGCCCGAATTGCCGCATTCATGCCGGGAGCATCGCCACCACTGGTTAAAACTGCAATACGCTTCATCTCGCCTCCAAAGCCAATTTTGCAAGGTTGGCTTTAAGAAATTCGGCTGACTGTCTTAATCCTGCAATTTCCTGGTGGTTCAATTCAAGTCGTAAAACCTTTTCTACGCCGTTGGTCCCGATTACTGCCGGCAAACTCAAACACACATCGCTGATGCCATAATAATTTTCAATCAGGCTGGAAACGCAAAACACCTGTTTCTGGTTTTTCAATATCGCTTCAACAATTCCCAGTAAACCTGCGCCAACCGCAAAATAAAGCGCGCCTTTGCGTTCGATGATTTGATAGCTTTCATCGCGCGCTCGTCGGAAAAGATCATCCAGGGCTTTCTGGTCATAATCAATGCCATTGGTAAAGCAGAAATCTTTGAGTTGCATACTGGTAATGTTGGCAAGCGACCAGACGGGCACTTCACCTTTGCCCTGTTCTCCGATGATGTAAGCATGAATGTTATGCGGAGCAATGCCATAATGAATGCCTAAAAGTTCGCGAAGCCGCGCCGTATCGGCAAGGGTTCCGAAACCGCAGACTTTATGCGCGGCTCGACGCGAAATTTTATATGCCGCATAGGTCATCAAATCGACCGGTTGAGTAGCGACCAGCAAAACCGCGTCTTTGTTATATCGACAAATCTGCGGCACCACTTCTCGCATCAGCGAAACATTGCGCTTTATGGCATCCAGAAGCGATTCGCCTTTTTGCGGGTGCACCCCTGCGGCAATGACAATCACGGCGGCTTGTTCACAATCTTTATATTCGCCTACGCGGATTTGAGTAGGGTGAGTGAACGGAACCGTTTGACTTAAATCCATCGCTTCGCCTTCGGCTTTAGCTTTGTCTTTATCAATCAGGATGATTTCAGAAACCAAACCTCTGAGCAGGAGTGCATAAGCGAATGTTGAGCCAACGCGACCGGTTCCGACAACAGCGACACGAAACGGATAATGCGCGCGATTCATCTGCATTCTCTCTTTACATAAACTTATCCGTTGGCGCTAATGGCAATCATTGTGCCAGCGCCAAAGGGCACAATGTCCGGCAGTTATGCTGTATTTTGATTCGCTTTAGTGGAAAGTTACCCATCCGGTTGCGAGAAATCGCGCTAATGACCCGACATCCCGCAGGCGATTGCCTCCAGGTGAAAATTTTTCGCGGTATGGTGGTTGCACTTAACCTCTGGCTATGCAAAGGCTGGTGGTTGATGAAACAAATGAATACGCGACTGCGGTGAGCGATAAGCCGCAAACTCAGGAAGCGGTTTTTCATCTGCACGCCATCTCCAAGGTTTATCACATGGGCGATGTCGAAGTTTTTGCTCTGCGTTCGGTCACTCTTGATTTATTCAAAGGCGAATTCGTCGTTTTGCTCGGACCCTCCGGCAGCGGCAAATCAACCCTCTTAAATATTATGGGCGGACTCGATGTGCCCAGTAGCGGCGAGGTGATTTTCAAAGACCATAACCTGACCGCAGCTAGTGAAACTGAACTCACACGCTTTCGCCGCGAACACGTCGGTTTTGTTTTTCAATTTTACAATTTGATTCCAAGTCTTACCGCTTTAGAGAACGTCGCCATCGTCACAGAGATTGCCGCGCGCCCGATGAAGCCCGCAGACGCTTTGCGCCTGGTCGGGCTTGGCGAACGCTTGAACCATTTTCCTGCGCAACTATCGGGCGGTGAACAACAACGTGTAGCGATTGCCCGCGCCATCGCCAAACAACCCGATGTGCTGTTGTGCGATGAACCGACAGGGGCGCTCGATTATGAAACCGGCAAAGTGGTTCTCGAAGTTTTGGAACGGGTCAATCAGGAGTTGGGAACCACCACCGCCGTCATCACCCATAACGCGGCAATCGCGGCAATGGCTGACCGGGTGATTCGCATTCGCAGCGGCGAGATTGTCGAATCGTTTAATAACCGGGAAAAGAAACATCCCGATGAATTGCTGTGGTGAAAAATTGCGAGGCAACGAAGATGGTCACAACTGCGACAACGATGGTGAAGGCTGAACCGCTGGCGACAATTTCCGTTGAAGGACTCAGCCGGCAAGAGGCGCGTCAGCGGTTGTTGAAATTTGGCGCGAATGAGCCGGTTGCCATTCGCCGCGCCACCCCGCTCATTCAACTGTTGCGGTTTTTCATGAACCCGCTGGTTATCGTGCTTTTGATTGCCAGCGCGATTTCAGCCGGTATCGGTGATTGGGTGAATGCAGCGATTATTGCGCTCATGGTTGGGTTCAGTGTGGCGCTCAATTTTGTACAGACGGCACGCTCGGAACGCGCCGTTGAGAGATTGCGAAAAGAGATTGCCCCGACCGCTACGGTTTTGCGCGACGCTAAGTGGCAAGAGATTTTACGCCGCGAAATCGTACCGGGCGATGTCATTCGGCTGGCAGCGGGCAATCTGGTTCCGGCAGATGCGCGGCTTCTGGAATCGCGCGATTTGCACGTTCAACAAGCCGGGCTTACCGGCGAATCTTTGCCGGTCGCCAAAGATGCGCTTGCCGAAACCGCCGAAGCGAGGTCGCCAATCGAAGCCCGCAATCTGATTTTTCTCGGCACCTCGGTCATCAGCGGTACAGCCATCGCTTTGGTGACAGCGACCGGCTCACAAACATTGTTCGGACAGATTGCCGAACGCCTTGCCGCCAAAGTTCCCGAAACCGAATTTGAACGCGGCGCAAAACATTTCGGCTATTTGATTGCGCGCGTGGTTTTCCTGCTGGTGCTGTTTGTTTTTTTTGTCAACACCTGGTTGCACCGCGACGCTCTCGAATCCCTGCTCTTTGCGATTGCTTTAGCCGTTGGACTGACGCCGGAATTTTTGCCGATGATTTCAACCGTCACGCTCGGACGCGGCGCCATGCGCATGGCGCAACAAAAGGTGATTGTCAAACACCTCGCCGCCATTCAAAATTTCGGCAGCATTGATATTCTCTGTTCAGATAAAACCGGAACGCTTACGAGCGGCGCGATGTCGCTTGATAGGCACTTGGATTGTTTCGGAAACCCTTCGGAACGCCCGTTTTTATTGGCTTATTTGAATAGCCTGTTTGAAACCGGCATCCAAAATCCGCTCGATGCGGCAATCAAACATAAAGCCAACCTCAACCCGCTCGATGAAGCCATCTTGATTCACGACCACCCGGATGTGCGCGACTATGAAAAGCTCGACGAAATCCCTTTTGATTTTGAGCGTCGTCGTCTATCGATTGTGGTCGAGCGTGACGATTCGCGTCTGCTCATCACCAAGGGCGCGCCTGAAAGCGTGCTCGCCTTATGCAAGGCTTATGAAGTTGCCGGCGTTCGTCACCCGCTTGATTTGGCAACCAAACAAAAAACCGAAGCAGTTTACTGCCAGTTGAGCGAGCAAGGGTTTCGCGTGCTCGCCGTGGCGTTTAAAGAAATCGAAGCGCGAAACCAATATTCCCAGGCTGACGAAAACCATCTCGTGCTTGCGGGCTTTCTCACCTTTGCCGATAAGCCGTTAGATAGCGCAAGCGAAACTCTTCAAATGCTTGCAACCGATGGCGTCAAGGTGAAAATTCTCACGGGCGATAACGAACTGGTGGCGCGTCACGTCTGTTCCGAGGTTGGTTTGGACACCGGGCGCATCGTGCTCGGTAGCGACATTGACCGCATGACGGAAACCGCGCTCGGGCATGTTGTCGAACAGACAACCGTTTTTGCGCGGGTTTCGCCGATGCAGAAAAATCGCATTATCCTCGCATTAAAAAATCGCAAACACGTTGTCGGATTTATGGGCGACGGCATCAATGATGCGCCCTCGCTGCGCGTCGCCGATGTCGGAATCTCGGTTGCCACAGCGACTGATGTTGCCAAAGATGCCGCAGAGATTATTTTGCTTGAACGCGGATTGCTGGTTCTGCATCAGGGCATCATCGAAGGGCGCAAAGCCTTCGGCAATGTGATGAAGTATTTGCTCATGGGCACGAGTTCAAATTTCGGCAATATGTTCAGCATGGCTGCGGCGTCAATGTTTCTGCCTTTTTTGCCGATGTTGCCGACGCAAATTCTGTTCAACAATTTTCTTTACGACCTGGCGCAGGTGACGATTCCCACGGATAACGTCGATCAAACCTTCATTCATAAACCCCACCGCTGGGATATTCGCTTGATTCGCAACTTCATGATTTACATCGGTCCCATCAGTTCGCTTTATGACTTTTTGACCTTTTACGTGTTGCTCAAAATTTTTCAAGCCTCCGAAGCATTGTTTCACACCGGTTGGTTCGTTGAATCTCTGGTTACACAAACGCTGGTGATTTTCATCATTCGCACGGCGGGCAATCCTTTGCAAAGCAAACCGAGTCGCGCGCTTACAATGACGACGGTTTTAATTGTTCTTGTCAGCATGATAATTCCCTTTACACCGCTTGGCGCGCTACTCAAATTTGTGCCGCTGCCTGCGGTATTTTTCGTTTTTTTAATCCTTGCAACCGGCACCTATTTGTTATTTGTCGAACGCATCAAACGGCGATTGATGCGCCGGTTGGTGGGGTGAGCCGTTTATGACATCGTTGAATCGAAAACTCATTCGTGACCTCTGGCATCTGCGCGGGCAGGTGATTGCTGTGGCGTTGGTGGTCGCCTGCGGCATCGCGACTTATATCACCATGCGGAGTGCATATGATTCGCTGGTCATTTCGCAAGCGAGTTATTACACCGACTATCGTTTCGCAGATGTCTTTGCCGGACTCAAACGCGCGCCTGAATCGCTCGCGGCAGAGATTGCGCGAATCGATGGGGTATCGAGCGTACAGACGCGGGTGATTTTCGAGGTGACGCTCGATGTGCCGGGTCTCAATGAACCGGCAAGCGGCAGATTGATTTCCATGCCTGAGACGCATCTGCCGGTGCTCAATGATATTTACCTCAGAAGCGGCAATTATTTTCAACCGGGCAGTCGCAACGAAGCATTAATCAGCGAGGGATTCGCCGAAGCCAATAATCTCGCGGTCGGCTCATCAATCGGCGCGATTATCAACGGGCGCTGGGAACGTTTGCGGGTCATCGGCATCGCCATTTCGCCCGAATATGTCAACGAAGTGCGAAGCGGCAGCGTCTTTCCCGATAAAAAACGTTTCGGCATTTTATGGATGAATCGCCAGGCGATTGCTAATGCCCTCGATATGGATGGCGCATTCAATGATGTGTCCTTAACGCTTGCGCCCGGTGCCAGTGAACAATTCGTCATCGACCGTTTGGACAAATTGCTTGAACGTTACGGCGGGTTTGGCGCATACGGACGTGAAGAGCAGACTTCGCATCGCTTTTTATCCGATGAAATCAAGCAGGACAAAGTCACGGGCATTTTTATTCCGGCGATTTTCCTCGGCGTTGCCGCGTTTTTAATCAATATCGTTTTGGCGCGACTGGTCAGTACGCAGCGCGACCAGATTGCCGTGCTCAAAGCTTTCGGTTACGGCAACGCGCAAATCGGCGTGCATTATTTGTTCTTCGGACTGTTTGCCGTGCTGGTCGGCACGGCGTTCGGGGTGGCGCTCGGCGCGTGGATGGGCAAAGGGCTTGCCGAACTCTACACGCAGTTTTTCCACTTTCCGGTTTTGCAATTCGATTTTCGTTGGAGTACGGTGGTGACGGCTGTATTGATTAGCGCGGGCGCGGCATTTGTCGGCGCGATTTCGGCTGTACGCAGAGTTGTCGCTTTGCCGCCCGCCGAAGCCATGCGCCCGGAACCGCCTGCACAATTTCACGCGGGATTGTTGGAGCGTTTACACCTGCGAACCTTTTTCTCGACGGCGGCGCGAATGATTGTCCGCAACATCGAGCGCCGACATTGGAAAGCCTTTCTGTCGATTATCGGCATCGCTTTTGCCATTGCCATTTTGATTGTCGGGCGCTATTCACTCGATGCCCTCGATTACATCATCAATGTTCATTTTCGCACCCTGCAACGCGAAGACGTATCCGTCAGTTTCAACAATCCGCGTTCCTCGAAAACCCGATATGAACTCACGCACTTGCCGGGCGTGTTGCTTGCCGAACCGTTTCGTTCGGTTGCGGCGCGGCTCAGGTTCGAGCATCGCACCAAACGCATCGGCATTCTCGGCATTCAAGCAGACGGCGATTTGCGGCAGCCGCTCGATAAAGATTTGCGGCGCGTGGCAGTGCCCCCCGAAGGTTTGCTGCTTTCGACTATGCTTGCCGATATGCTGGGCGTCAAAGCCGGTGATGTCGTGACTGTAGAGGTTCTCGAAGGGCAGCGCCCGATTAAACAGGTTGTGGTTGCCAATCTGGTTGATGAACTCATCGGCATTTCGGCTTATATGGACATTCGCGCTTTGAACCGTTTGATGAACGAAGGTGGCACGATTTCCGGCGCGTTGATGTCTGTCGATGCTTTGACAGAAGACAAACTCTATCTGCAACTCAAACAGACGCCGGCGGTCGGCAGCGTCTTTATGCGTGAAGCGATGCTTGAAAGTTTCCTGCAAACGATTGCCGAAAACATTACGATTTCAACCACGATTATTATTGCCTTCGCCTGCGTCATTGCCTTTGCGGTGGTCTATAACAGCGCCCGCATCGCGCTATCGGAACGCGGGCATGAACTGGCTAGCCTCAGAGTGTTGGGATTCACGCGGCGCGAAATCACCGTGATGTTGCTTGGCGAACAAGCCTTGTTGACGCTTGCGGCGGTGCCGTTCGGATTTGCCTTGGGTTATGCGATCTGTGGGCTGTTGGTGTGGGCATTTAATTCCGAAACCTATCGCATGCCGCTGGTGATTGGCTCAAAAACCTATGCCTTCTCATTCGTCATCGTTTGCCTTGCGGCACTGTTTTCGGGGCTGCTGGTGCGCCGTCGCATCAACAGTCTCGATTTGGTCGAAGTTTTAAAGACCAGGGAGTGAAGGTTATGAAAAAGCTTTTGACACGCCTCATCTATTTCCTCATCGTGGCAGGCATTGCTGCGTTGGTCATCATCGCTTTTCTGCCTTCGCCTGTAACCGTCGAAACCGCAAGACCGATGCGCGGCGCGTTGCAAGTCACTATTGATGAAGAAGGTGAAACCCGCGCCCACGACCGTTATGTGATTGCTTCGCCGGTTGCCGGAAGATTGAGGCGCGTTGAATTGGATGAGGGGGATGTTGTGAGTCGGGGCGCGGTGGTTGCGGAGATTGAGCCGGTGCCGATTGACGTGAAAGAGCGCATCGAAATTACTGCTCGCGTGCAAGCCGCCGAAGCTGCCAAACGCGAAGCCGAAGCGCAGGTGCAACACGCGCTCGCGGATTTTGAACAGGCGCGACGCGAACGCCTGCGCGCTGAAACTTTGGCGAAAGACGGCTTGGTTTCGGCGCAGATGGTGGAACAGGCGCGCAACCTGGAAACCACCAGCGCCAATGAACTGGAAGCCGCGCGGCAAAGAGTGTTGGCGGCGACTTCCGAAGTGAAGATTGCGCGTACCGGACTCATCGCCGTTGAGGCTGAAAATAATGACGGGAATAAAATTGTCAAACTCACTGCGCCGGTCAAAGGGCAGGTATTGAGCGTGGTTGAAAAGAGCGAGCGCGTCGTGGCTTCGGGGACGCCGGTTGTGATTATCGGCGACCCTCGCCGCATGGAAATCGTGGTTGATGTGTTGTCAACCGAAGCGGTGAAAATCAAACCCGGCACGCCGGTGCTGCTGGAAGGCTGGGGCGGCGACCAACCCATCAAAGCGAAAGTGCGAATCGTTGAACCGGCAGCCTTCAAAAAAATATCGGCGCTCGGCGTCGAAGAGCAGCGCGTCAATGTGGTGTGTGATTTTGTCGATTCGCCCGGATTACTCGGCGATGGTTATCGCGTCGAAGCGCGCATCATTATCTGGGAAGCTGCGAAGGTGTTGAAGGTTCCGGCAAGCGCGCTCTTTCGTCACGAACAGGGGTGGAGCGTTTTCGTGATAGAAAATAATCGCGCCCGGCGTCGCGATGTGAAAATCGGACATCGTAGCGCCTACGAAGTTGAAATCCTCGAAGGCATTTCGGAGAGCGACGAACTGGTCTTGCATCCGACCAATCAATTAACCGAAGGCGCGGAGATTGAACGACGATAAAAAAATGTCGGCGCTGCTCAGGTAAGTGATCAAGTCATCAATTTCAAAGTTCGCCCGTGAAGGAGGGCTATTGACACTCGGCGAGTTAGAGCAGTTAGCCAAATAATTAACTGAAGTTGAGAGAGCGGTCTTTGACCGCGTGATTCGGGAAATTGCCTCAGTGGAATTCAAATAATCGCTGTTAGAAATTTTTTATTAATATCAAATCCTTTTCCCAGATGCCGCGCACACAAGCCAGTCGTTTGCCATCCGGTGACCATTCAAATCCGAACAGCAAATCATTGACAAAGCTGGTTAATTTTCGAGCCGAACCGCCATCAACCGGTTGCAGCCAGATATTCGATTGTTCTTTATCAATGTAAGTCAGGGCACGCCCATCGCTTGTCCACTTGGCAGGGAAGCCATTGTGAATGGCTTGCGGAAAAATTTTTACGGGTTCGCCGCCGTCAATCGTCAGCAATGCCATATGCCATTGCGATGGGGATGCCGCAGAAAGCGTTAAGTAGGAAATCAATTTTCCGTCAGGCGATACGCTGGGGAATCTCGACACTTGATTGGTCAATTGAATGGGGTCGCCGCCATTGATTGAGACTTTCCATAAATTGGATTTGCCGCTGCCGATGTCTGTGTAGACAACCCACTCACCGTCGGGCGTGCAATGCGGTTGGTCTTCACCTTGGCCGTTGGTTAATTGTGTAAGATTTGTGCCGGCAATATCCATGCGGTAAAGATGGCGCGTGCCCGTCAAATCAAAGGCGAAGATAATATAGTTGCCGTCTGCGGTCACGTTGGCAGAAACCGCGACTGCCTGCGCCGTCAATTCGCCGAGTAACTGTCGTTGATTGCTGCCGTCTTCATTCATCACAGAGATGTCTGCGGTGCCAGACATGTCGGAATCGAAAACCATTTTGCCATCAGTCGTCCAGCGAATTTGACCGCGATAACCGCCCGCGCCGAAAGTCATCTTTCGAGCCTTCTCCAGTTCAGGGGTTGACGCCATCCACAAATGAGAATTGCGTTTGGTCTGCAAAGCGAGTAAAGCATTTGCCTGAGCTGCCAGACTCAAACGACCGTAATCGACGGTGTTGCTGGTGAGCTTTCGCGCTTCGCCTGTCGGATAAGCCATTTGCCAGATACGCACCGGCTCTCCCGATTTTTCGGCAGCAATCATGAGCAATCCTTTGCCATCAGCAAGCCAACCCAGTTGTCCGACCCAGCGCCATTTTTTCGCAGCAAGCGGTTTGATTAACCAATCATCAACCTGGATTTGCGCCACATAACGATTGATACCGCCATCCGCATGTCCGGCAGCGCAGGCAATGATTTTGCCATCGGGTGACCATGCCGGGTCGCCGAAAAATTCCGGCGATTTGAGGGTTGCAATCCGGGTTTCGGCGCTGCCGTCAATATTGGCAATCAATAGACGACTTTCGCGTTGCGCCACAAGGTCCCGACGATAAGCGAACTGCCGTCCATCGGGCGAAAAGGCGATGGTGCCGTCAACGCCCTCTTTAATTTTTTTCGGGGTTCCGCCAAGCAGGGCAATGCGATACAAAGAGAATAGACGGTCGTTTTTATTTCTTGCGGTGTAGTAAATGTGATTGCCGTCGTTTGAAAAGGTCAATCCGCCAAAGATGGTTTCTGACGCGGGAATGATTTGCGCGATGCTTGATGCCGCCAGTTGTCTGACCCACAGACTGCCGGTTTGTACGCTGTCCATTATCGTATAAGCGATGTATTTGCCATCCGGCGAAATCGCGGCGTTCACCAGATTGCCGGTGTTGGTGAGCCGGGTTTCAATAATTGCCGGTAAAGTCGGATGTTGAATGCGGCGCTTCTCAAAATATTTGTAGGCGAAAAAGAAAAGGGTTGCCGCAATCAGCAGCGAAACGCCGATGACCGGCAGGAAGTGTTTATGCCGTGTAAAAAATTTTATGCGATGGTTGCCGGTATTGAATGCCGGTTCAGCAGCCGTCGTTACTCGCGCTTCGCGTCCGTCGCTACTGAGAGCTTCCCGTTCGGCAGTGAGTCGAAGCATTTCAACGGTTTCAATGCCCCCTTGCCTGGCTTCGAGATAGGCTTTTAATTTGCTGAGGGCAGTAGCGAATTCGGCGGCGGATTGAAAGCGTTGATTTCGGTCTTTGGCTAAAGCGCGTTTGATAATCGCATCAAATATCGGCGAGAGCGTGTGATTGATTTGGCTTGGCAAGAGCGGCTCTTTGCTGACGATTTCCTGCATAATCGAAAAAGCATTTTCGCCCTTGAACGGTCGCTCACCGACGGCTGCTTCGTAAAGCATCGCGCCGAGCGAAAAGATGTCCGAGCGCGCATCGAGTGATTCCCCGCGAACCTGCTCCGGTGACATATAAGCAACGGTGCCAACCACGACGCCTTCGAGCGTGAGTTGTAAAAGTGTCGTGTGTTCATCCGGGTTTTTGCGATTGATGGGAGCCACGGTTTTCGCGATACCGAAATCGAGCAACTTGGCTTGTCCGTTTGGCGCAATCAACACATTCGCGGGTTTTATATCGCGATGTACCAAGCCTGCCGCCTGTGCCGCTGCTAAGGCTTGCGCCAACTCAGCGCCAATCGTCAGCAGTTGTGGAAAATCGAGTTTGCCCGCTCTCATCATCGCCGCAAGGGTTTCGCCTTCGATATATTCCATCACGATAAAATCAAAGTCTTCGGCTTCCTCGATGGCGTGAATGGTGACGATATTCGGATGATTGAGCGCCGCTGCGGCTTGCGCTTCCCTGAGCAATCGTTTTCGCGGATAACGTGTGTAAGCCGATTCTGCGATTAGTAATTTAATGGCGACCTGTCGCCCGAGCCGTGTATCTTGCGCAAGGAAAACCGCGCCCATGCCACCCTCGCCCAATTGCGAAATGATGCGATAATGTTTGAGTTGCTGACCGGCAGATAAAAGCGCTGGCGTTTGTGCAAGGTCTTTGGCGACGACTTCGAGAGCAGGCGTTTCAATAAACTGTTCGGCGGAGGTTTGATAGTCGAGAAGCGATTCGACTTCGCGTTGCAATTCCTCATCCCCCTCACAGGCTTCCAGCAAAAATGGCTTGCGCGTTTCCGGCGGCAATTCGACGACCCGGCGATACAGTTGAACGATTTGTTGATAACGTTCAGGTGTCATTGCAGGTTTTTATCCAATTCGCGAAGCAACCAGACTTTCGCCATGCTCCAATCATTTCTGACGGTTCGCGCCGAAAGCTGCAAAGCCTGAGCAATCTCTTCTTCGCTAAGACCACCGAAAAACCGCAATTCGACAATTTTGCTCTGCCGCGAATCCAGTTTTTCTAAAGTTTTCAAGGCATCATCAAGCGCGACAATATCCGGGCTTCGTTCACTTGAGACGATTAAGGCATCATCGAGGGTGACGCGCTCCAGCCCTTTGCCGCGTTTTAACTTCTGACGACGGCGGGCAAAATCGACCAGAATCTGGCGCATCAATTGCGCAGAAATCGCCAGGAAATGGGCGCGATTTTGTAACTCGACCTGTTTGACATCAACGAGTCGCAAATAGACTTCATTAACGAGCGCCGTAGTTTGCAGGCTGTGGTCTTCGCGTTCGTGTTTCAGATAGCGTTTGGCTGTTTGATGAAGTTCCTGATAGACCAGTGGGATGAGTTTATCGAGCGCGGCGCGGTCACCACGGTTCCAGGCGAGCAGCAATGCCGTCACGTCTTGTGGAGATGAGGTCGCCATAAGCTTTACTTGAACTCAAAATGGGATTGACCCAAGCAAATTACCACACTTCCAAATCACCCGCCAAACAGGAGGGTAAGGCAGATTAAAGAATAGGAGGCTTGCCTGACATCTAATAATTGTGCCACCCGGTTAATCAACTCCCCTCGAAAACCTGCCGGTTAAAATGAATTTTTTGAAAAAAATATTTTCAATGATTGCCGCTTTTTTAAAGCAACGACGCTTTAGGTAGGTGAGGGCAAATTTTTAGCGAATTTGTTCCGAAATTTTATTTGAGCGCAAAGGAGAAGATTGTATGAAACCCTGTTTCAATTATCAGGATACGCTGGCGGCATCGGAAAAAATCCATTGGCGCGTCGAAGAGATTATTGGCGGCGATAAACAACTCGATTTCACCAAACCGTTTATGCCCGAATCACTGGCGCGTGTCACAGACCTTACCTTTTTAAATGCCGAGGAGCAACGCCTTGTGAATCAAATTCGCGGCAATGCCTATCTTTGTATCTTCGGGCTTGTCGAAGAGTTCATTCTGCCATTTGTCTTAGACCATGCGCGGCAGCAACTTGCCGGGAATGATTATCGTGTGCGCGCCCTTTTACAATTTGCCAGCGAAGAAGCCAAACACATTCATCTGTTCAAATGTTTTCGCGAAGAATTCGCTCGCGGGTTCGGCAAGCCCTGCGCCGTCATCGGCCCGCCCGAAGCGATTGCCGATTTTGTTTTG contains the following coding sequences:
- a CDS encoding sigma-70 family RNA polymerase sigma factor, whose protein sequence is MATSSPQDVTALLLAWNRGDRAALDKLIPLVYQELHQTAKRYLKHEREDHSLQTTALVNEVYLRLVDVKQVELQNRAHFLAISAQLMRQILVDFARRRQKLKRGKGLERVTLDDALIVSSERSPDIVALDDALKTLEKLDSRQSKIVELRFFGGLSEEEIAQALQLSARTVRNDWSMAKVWLLRELDKNLQ